TCAAGGACCTCCTCGACTTCTTCCCCGACGCCGAGATGAAGGACTGGCAGAAGATCATCGCCGGCCAGCGCGTCCAGGTGATCCGCCCCAATGGCGTGCTGCAGTTCGGCACCGAGGTCATCACGCACGCCGACGGCTCGATCGCCGGCCTGCTCGGCGCCTCCCCCGGCGCCTCGACCGCGGCCCCGATCATGTTCGAGGTGCTCGAGCGCTGCTTCCCGGCCCAGTGGGACGGCTGGCAGCCGAAGCTGACCGAGATGGTCCCGAGCCACGGGCACAAGCTCTCCACCGAGCCGGGCCTCGCCCGCGAGGTGCAGAAGCGGACGGCCGAGGTCCTGGGCCTCGACGTCCCGGACGTCTCCGACGTCGCCTGACCCACCTGCCCGGAGGCCCGCCACGATCCGTCGTGGCGGGCCTCCGGCATTTCGCCATGACGTAGGTTGGCTCCGTGAACGACGACTTCACCGAGGACGTGCTGCGGCTGGTCGAGGAGATCCCTCCGGGCCGTGTCCTCACCTACGGCACGATCGCGCGCCTCCTCGGCCACGGCGGTCCGCGCGGCGTGGGTGGCGTCATGAAGCGGGACGGCGACGGGGTCGCCTGGTGGCGCGTCGTACGTGCCGACGGCACGCTGCCGGCACACCTGGTGATCGATGCACAGGAGCACTGGCACCTCGAGGGCACTCCCCTGCGCCGCGGCGTCGTCGACGTGGCTGCGGCTCTGTGGAGCCCGGACCAGGACGACCCCCGCTAACCTGTCGCCATGGCAGCGCCGAAGGACCC
The sequence above is a segment of the Nocardioides jiangxiensis genome. Coding sequences within it:
- a CDS encoding MGMT family protein, whose protein sequence is MNDDFTEDVLRLVEEIPPGRVLTYGTIARLLGHGGPRGVGGVMKRDGDGVAWWRVVRADGTLPAHLVIDAQEHWHLEGTPLRRGVVDVAAALWSPDQDDPR